The following nucleotide sequence is from Mytilus galloprovincialis chromosome 12, xbMytGall1.hap1.1, whole genome shotgun sequence.
CTGTTGCATAAGTATTAGTATTTATAGGATATAAGACATTACTTGAAAAATTAGTAACATTGTCTTGGGACAATTCAACCCCATTCATGACTTTTGGAGAAAATAACTCTTCTTTCTTGAAGGCAGGAAATTCGTTTGTGACAAACCCTTTAGGTGACCtctcaattttatgatgaaaatatttttggCAATTTGAAGAGTCAGACTCTTCTTCTTGTGATGACTGAGATTCCTGAAATTTTACGACGGGATTAACAGTAAAATATATGCCCTGTTCATCATCGCTATCATCACTAGAGCTCATGGTCTCGTCCTCAACAAATTGTccccatttagaactcttggctTCAATGGTATTTGGCGATTCCTTTGACTTTACTGTTTCTACTTGACTTAACCTAGAGTTTTTCAAGTCAAAAACATTGGTcgattttgataaattgtttattccTGTTTCATTAACACCTTCAGATGGGTAACCATAACCTCTAACCTTTGCACTCTGACCTGTAAATGTTAAACTAGAAAAATCTTGTTTACTACCTTCTGCAAAAGGTTTATCTGTTTTGTGATTATTAAGCTTATTTCCACTTTtgattttgttgtatatattctCGTCAGATGCTGTATCCATAGCAACATTTTGTTGTTCTTTGAAAGGATGGTTAGCCCTGAAATTGTTTGCAGAAGAAGTAGGATTGTATTCGGAATATTCATCACTTCTTTTGGAATTTTGTTGCCAGTTTCTGAAAACAATAACGATAATCTtattatgataaaatgaaaacactttttttACTAGGATAATAAAAATACCACTTCTTTTAAGGTTTTCATTTGTTTAGCTGTGCACATTATTGTGAAAGCTGGcgtcatcatgaatgttacatttcatttgaaattaaagaaccttagtgagtgGGCTAACATATCCCACGCCCCCACATTGTCTCTGGACAAACAAaataactgtaagaaaaaaaattaaatcataatttcctgtcgatatgcacatctacattaAGTATATCCTTGTAAtctaaaaggtttcatgaaattatgttgtgtggtttcagaggagttgcaatgacaaactgttgcagtagtatattgagacaaataagttcaaaggggtgcaactcctagaaaaaaactCGATTCATAATTTCAACTGTTAAACTGTTGCAGTAGGatattgaggcaaataagttcaaaggggcgcaactcctagaaaaaaatctgaatcataatttcctgtctatatgcacatctacatagtagcatgtttctctattgtcgtaaaaaatcataatatatatctaataaaattgatagatttagctaacaaagtccttatatttcaataaggtaactttatttgttagtggaaaattgttttaatgttaattaggcttaaattaaaaattgcttgctttcccctctctgtgattaaagtAAGATAACTCTGGTCAATTTTCCTAACATTTAATCATTATAGGAAGATGATatagttctgttttcatttatagtctttttcataAAAGTTCTAATTGTTTTGGGTAGGTCCCAATTACAATTTTACACTCTAGCATTCGGCATCAGTTAGAAGCTTCTGGAATAAAATGGTGACTATGGTGTactgttttgtgtttgtgttaGGCGTTATTACACTTCTTTAATGTATTTGTCTTCAGGGATCGAGTAAAGCAGATAAGTTACATCAGCTTAATGCTTCATTTGAGTTCTGGCATAATGGTATACACCATACCGATCTTAGAAACAAATGCCTTTACGAGTAGAATGATGAATGCTGTTGGACAGTTTTTGATGCATACCACAACTTGAAACAGTGTATTCTTGACAGCACAATTAATGTTTTTCACCGGCATATTGTACCTCAAAAAGTaggaaaaagtgttttttttttaataatttccagGATATGGCTTTAATAGAGAGCAATTTCATGAATACTGGGAAGATGCTTTTTCTGTGACATATTTGCTTGTTCCAGAATATTTCCCCCTAACAAGGGAAAGTTTTATTCTGTAAGTGCCTGTGATCTGTGATTTATATCAGTTTGTCTCATCGCTCTAAAAAATTAGTGATGATGAAGGCAGATTTgaccttgtttatttttttacgtATAAGCACGGTATGAACACTTACtgatcacaaaaaaatatttataagataacaaaataattctttatattggtatat
It contains:
- the LOC143054370 gene encoding uncharacterized protein LOC143054370, producing MPQEFNVLQCYKCQTFQVHQVKKSTKWNCKLCGEKQSIKKVFGRGSGYDCRQHVQKLNLLRAEQGNRDTVENQCVSSTDGYQSRFSFQQYDNDINDDDEADRNEKLPQTESGKWSKYVDITEEMGDNSETTNQPDELGEEMYTTDKSKFDGFQKQKRMARKRNWQQNSKRSDEYSEYNPTSSANNFRANHPFKEQQNVAMDTASDENIYNKIKSGNKLNNHKTDKPFAEGSKQDFSSLTFTGQSAKVRGYGYPSEGVNETGINNLSKSTNVFDLKNSRLSQVETVKSKESPNTIEAKSSKWGQFVEDETMSSSDDSDDEQGIYFTVNPVVKFQESQSSQEEESDSSNCQKYFHHKIERSPKGFVTNEFPAFKKEELFSPKVMNGVELSQDNVTNFSSNVLYPINTNTYATGSIMKKGGNSANKQNVPLSNNADDTEIIMNSIEKLPGTKHLFKVDDLNDEDLDFEI